In Salvelinus sp. IW2-2015 unplaced genomic scaffold, ASM291031v2 Un_scaffold5020, whole genome shotgun sequence, the following are encoded in one genomic region:
- the LOC112077884 gene encoding sorting nexin-4, translated as MLYGFVTLAVCRKHELTQYELETASSDLISKKQQREELATGMVRTFSFKGMTNKLFGQETPEQREAKLSLLEEQIVQGDETVTEKTVECEEYVKGAWVDMQRFKEQKDRDLREALIGYAVMQISMCKKGIQVWTNAKECFHKM; from the exons ATGCTCTATGGTTTTGTGACATT GGCTGTGTGTAGGAAACACGAGCTGACCCAGTATGAGCTGGAGACGGCCTCCTCAGACCTCATCTCCAAGAAGCAGCAACGGGAGGAGCTGGCCACTGGG ATGGTACGGACGTTCTCCTTCAAAGGAATGACCAACAAGCTGTTTGGTCAGGAGACACCAGAGCAGAGGGAGGCTAAACTCAGCCTACTAGAGGAGCAGATCGTCCAGGGAGAYGAGACCGTCACAGAGAAAACAGTGGAGTGCGA ggagtaCGTGAAGGGTGCGTGGGTGGACATGCAGCGCTTCAAGGAGCAGAAGGACAGGGATCTGAGGGAGGCTCTGATTGGCTACGCCGTCATGCAGATCAGCATGTGTAAGAAG GGCATTCAAGTGTGGACCAATGCTAAGGAATGTTTCCACAAGATGTAA